The following proteins are co-located in the Mycolicibacterium goodii genome:
- a CDS encoding SDR family NAD(P)-dependent oxidoreductase, whose protein sequence is MSEQPVAMITGAASGIGAATAVCFAERGIRVGIGTFPGDPHDPETTLRDVRDAGGEGVIVEVDVRSTESVDAFAETLISTWQRIDIAIANAGILRGSAFGAITDEQWHDLLNVDLHGVMRTARAALRHMAEGGSVTAISSIAGGVYGWQEHAHYATAKAGVLGLTRSLAVEYGPRGIRANAVIPGLIRTPQSTDAVNSLGPDGLDRAGGYIPWGRVGHPREVAEVIAFLSSPQASYVSGQAIVVDGALTTAMRD, encoded by the coding sequence GTGAGCGAACAACCTGTCGCCATGATCACCGGTGCCGCGTCCGGCATCGGCGCCGCGACCGCGGTGTGTTTCGCCGAACGCGGTATCCGGGTGGGCATCGGCACCTTCCCCGGGGATCCGCATGATCCGGAGACCACACTTCGCGATGTGCGGGACGCCGGTGGCGAAGGTGTGATCGTGGAGGTCGACGTGCGGTCGACCGAATCGGTCGATGCGTTCGCCGAGACCCTCATATCGACCTGGCAGCGTATCGACATCGCCATAGCCAATGCGGGGATTCTCCGGGGCTCGGCGTTCGGCGCGATCACCGACGAGCAGTGGCACGATCTGCTGAACGTGGATCTCCACGGCGTCATGCGAACTGCTCGTGCCGCGTTGCGGCACATGGCCGAAGGCGGTTCGGTGACTGCGATCTCGTCGATCGCCGGCGGCGTGTACGGGTGGCAGGAGCACGCCCACTACGCGACCGCGAAGGCCGGCGTCCTCGGACTGACACGCAGTCTGGCGGTCGAGTACGGACCGCGCGGCATACGCGCGAACGCCGTGATTCCGGGCCTCATCCGCACTCCGCAGTCCACCGATGCCGTCAACTCCCTCGGTCCCGACGGCCTGGACCGGGCAGGTGGGTACATCCCGTGGGGACGCGTCGGGCATCCCCGGGAGGTCGCCGAGGTCATCGCCTTCCTGTCGAGTCCGCAGGCGTCCTACGTGAGCGGACAGGCCATCGTCGTGGACGGTGCGTTGACCACGGCGATGCGGGACTGA
- a CDS encoding polysaccharide deacetylase family protein gives MAKEIFVAFGIDVDAVGGWLGSYGGENSPGDISRGMFAGEVGVPRLNALLERYDLPATWFWPGHSIETFPEQFDAVVKAGHEIGVHGYSHENPIAMTREQESEILDYCIDLIERRAGARPTGYVAPWWEFSKVTNELLVERGIKYDHSLMHRDFEPYYVRVGDSWTPIDYDKSASEWMKPLVRGHETDLVEIPASWYLDDLPPMMFIKGSPNSHGFVNPRHIEEMWRDQFDWVYREYDYAVFTFTIHPDVSGRPQVLLMLERLIEHINTHDGITWAKFDAIAEDFKNRRPRT, from the coding sequence ATGGCAAAAGAAATCTTCGTCGCATTCGGCATCGACGTGGACGCCGTCGGCGGCTGGTTGGGTTCCTATGGTGGGGAGAACTCACCGGGCGACATCTCGCGGGGCATGTTCGCCGGAGAGGTCGGCGTGCCCCGGTTGAATGCGCTTCTGGAGCGTTACGACCTGCCGGCCACCTGGTTCTGGCCCGGTCACTCGATCGAGACGTTCCCGGAGCAGTTCGACGCCGTGGTGAAAGCCGGCCACGAGATCGGTGTGCACGGCTACAGCCACGAGAACCCGATCGCCATGACGCGCGAGCAGGAATCCGAAATCCTCGACTACTGCATCGATCTCATCGAGCGTCGCGCCGGGGCACGCCCGACCGGATACGTGGCCCCGTGGTGGGAGTTCAGCAAGGTGACCAATGAGCTTCTCGTCGAACGCGGCATCAAATACGACCATTCCCTGATGCACCGCGACTTCGAGCCGTACTACGTTCGCGTGGGCGACTCCTGGACCCCGATCGACTACGACAAGTCGGCGTCCGAGTGGATGAAGCCACTGGTGCGCGGTCACGAGACCGACCTCGTCGAGATCCCCGCCAGCTGGTACCTGGACGACCTGCCTCCCATGATGTTCATCAAGGGCAGCCCGAACAGCCACGGCTTCGTCAACCCGCGGCACATCGAAGAGATGTGGCGCGACCAATTCGACTGGGTGTACCGCGAATACGACTACGCGGTGTTCACGTTCACCATCCACCCGGACGTGTCAGGGCGCCCCCAGGTCCTGCTCATGCTCGAACGCCTCATCGAACACATCAACACCCACGACGGCATCACGTGGGCCAAGTTCGACGCCATCGCCGAGGACTTCAAGAATCGGCGGCCACGCACCTAG
- a CDS encoding asparaginase, whose amino-acid sequence MTRIAVIATGGTIASTATDSGVVATRPAANLVERAGVSGIDTEPHDLMTVGSYCMDLHHLRLISDAVAELLNRTDDPVDGIVITHGTDTLEETAILLDLVHDDPRPVVLTGAQRASDSPDADGPRNLADAILVAGDTRSREQGVLIVFAGQVLPARGTRKTHTSSLAAFSSMSGCPAGQVRSRAQDGAPILAGAAGARRPTPPLPRPTNTFDNTRVDLVEMYPGADDTLMRAAVAAGAKGIVLAGTGIGNANPVVVDAARDLVTRHDVAVVLSTRVPQGPVAGVYGNGGGADLVAAGIPAASGLPATQLRILLALWLSQHEFDASQIRSMIARYANDPDDPK is encoded by the coding sequence ATGACACGCATCGCCGTCATCGCCACCGGCGGGACCATCGCGTCCACCGCCACCGACAGCGGCGTCGTCGCCACCCGGCCGGCCGCCAACCTGGTCGAGCGGGCCGGCGTCTCCGGAATCGACACCGAGCCACACGACCTCATGACGGTCGGCTCCTACTGCATGGACCTGCACCACCTGCGACTGATCAGTGACGCGGTCGCCGAATTGCTGAATCGCACCGACGATCCCGTCGACGGCATCGTGATCACCCACGGCACAGACACCCTGGAGGAGACTGCGATCCTGCTGGATCTCGTCCATGACGACCCACGACCGGTCGTGCTCACCGGCGCACAACGAGCGAGTGACTCCCCCGATGCCGACGGCCCACGCAACCTCGCCGACGCCATCCTCGTCGCGGGTGACACACGCTCACGCGAGCAGGGCGTGCTCATCGTGTTCGCCGGTCAGGTCCTCCCGGCGCGAGGAACCCGCAAGACGCACACCTCGTCGCTGGCGGCGTTCAGTTCGATGTCGGGATGTCCGGCCGGCCAGGTTCGGAGCCGGGCCCAGGACGGCGCGCCGATCCTCGCCGGCGCAGCCGGTGCACGGCGGCCCACACCGCCACTGCCGCGGCCGACGAACACGTTCGACAACACCAGGGTCGATCTCGTCGAGATGTACCCCGGCGCCGACGACACGTTGATGCGTGCGGCCGTCGCGGCCGGCGCCAAGGGCATCGTGCTGGCGGGCACGGGCATCGGAAATGCCAACCCCGTCGTCGTCGATGCCGCACGAGACCTGGTCACCCGGCACGACGTGGCGGTCGTGCTCTCGACACGTGTGCCACAGGGACCGGTCGCGGGTGTGTACGGCAACGGCGGTGGTGCCGACCTGGTCGCCGCCGGTATCCCCGCCGCCTCCGGACTGCCCGCGACACAACTGCGAATCCTGTTGGCCTTGTGGCTTTCACAGCACGAGTTCGACGCATCACAGATCAGATCGATGATCGCCCGCTACGCGAACGACCCAGATGATCCGAAATGA
- a CDS encoding SDR family NAD(P)-dependent oxidoreductase produces MTRILEGRRTLVTGAASGIGHAIAAAFVDAGAVVTVTDRNPAVTGIADEIGAKRSEVVDATSESEIDALVSGIVAADGGLDVLVCSHGILTQSPAATMSTGQWRETLDVDLTGVFMFNRAALGPMLRQRSGRIINIASQLAIKGGVSLAHYAAAKAGVIAMTKSIALETAAHGVLVNAIAPGPIDTPMVAGIDDQWKRDKRAELPLGRFGHPAEIAPTAVLLASDPGGNLYVGQVLGPNSGDVMP; encoded by the coding sequence TTGACCAGAATCCTCGAAGGACGCCGGACACTCGTCACCGGTGCGGCATCCGGTATCGGACATGCCATCGCCGCAGCGTTTGTCGACGCGGGCGCCGTTGTCACGGTGACGGACAGGAACCCCGCGGTCACGGGTATCGCCGATGAAATCGGCGCCAAGCGCAGTGAGGTCGTGGATGCCACGTCGGAGTCCGAGATCGACGCACTCGTCTCGGGAATCGTGGCCGCCGACGGTGGTCTCGATGTCCTGGTGTGTTCACACGGCATCCTGACCCAGTCCCCGGCCGCCACCATGTCGACCGGACAGTGGCGCGAGACACTCGACGTCGACCTCACCGGCGTGTTCATGTTCAACCGCGCCGCACTCGGTCCGATGCTCCGACAGCGCAGCGGTCGGATCATCAACATCGCGTCTCAACTGGCGATCAAAGGCGGTGTGTCGTTGGCACATTACGCTGCCGCCAAAGCGGGCGTGATCGCGATGACGAAGTCGATCGCCTTGGAGACCGCCGCGCATGGCGTGCTCGTCAACGCCATCGCACCAGGGCCGATCGACACACCGATGGTTGCGGGCATCGACGACCAGTGGAAGCGCGACAAACGTGCCGAACTCCCGCTCGGCCGGTTCGGACACCCCGCGGAGATCGCGCCCACCGCGGTGCTTCTGGCATCCGATCCGGGTGGCAACCTCTACGTCGGCCAGGTTCTCGGCCCGAACTCCGGGGATGTGATGCCTTGA